Proteins found in one Anabas testudineus chromosome 1, fAnaTes1.2, whole genome shotgun sequence genomic segment:
- the LOC113161360 gene encoding B-cell receptor CD22-like, with protein sequence MFAEAGYVFMGFILYSSVPVNKVYGRVNSIAVLRGSSVELPCSAEHPTSSMKWYTVYENNSVYVPNELSADGYNATYKVSEDSNFTLTINNLEESDAKFYCCRENIDEPKLCWLNRTELYVADLQVKVIPATEGQSVTLMCRTSYPLTETPAAYIWYRNREFLYEDWSPWYQELVNSDETVTYSCAIKGYVDLRAPEVSVDNVTSACFKVTYSKGRMCSYQKKPVDEPCSITYPRDLHVHISQSRRTYFTLECNSSCLLSDPQTSYKWYWNKELYDYCDSQGIMASGACHEVVSCAIRGHEDLLSAEVCTDKDNCCSVNYVSRRICALEGSSVNISSKYSSSKCFLIWQKIKRHIEIDAEVLTEQTGRMEFYDNIKDQHMLRIYDVKKNDSAEYAFTDTTSRQFVLPGVILIVTGLKVTMTPSAVVTEGQTVTLSCTTSCPLTDDTIYTWYMNGRPLTLTENQTKHLILDPVSTEHEGSYFCTVMNSQNISSSEENLTVKARDKSIMILNSVKVALLSILVLTVPSLICLNRKKETMT encoded by the exons ATGTTTGCAGAAGCCGGATACGTGTTCATGGGTTTCATCCTGTACAGCTCAG TTCCTGTTAATAAGGTTTATGGACGTGTGAACAGCATCGCTGTCTTAAGAGGTTCATCAGTGGAGCTACCGTGCTCAGCTGAACATCCCACTTCAAGTATGAAATGGTACACTGTTTACGAGAATAACTCTGTCTATGTCCCGAATGAGTTATCTGCAGATGGATATAATGCAACGTACAAAGTAAGTGAAGACAGTAACTTCACTCTAACGATCAACAATCTAGAAGAGAGTGATGCAAAGTTTTACTGCTGCAGAGAGAATATAGATGAACCAAAGCTCTGCTGGCTCAACAGGACTGAGCTCTATGTTGCAG ACCTGCAGGTAAAAGTGATTCCTGCCACAGAGGGACAGTCAGTAACATTGATGTGCCGCACCAGTTATCCTCTGACTGAAACCCCTGCAGCCTACATCTGGTACAGGAACAGAGAGTTTCTCTATGAGGACTGGTCTCCCTGGTACCAAGAGCTGGTCAACAGTGATGAAACAGTCACTTACTCCTGTGCTATCAAAGGCTACGTGGATCTCAGAGCCCCTGAAGTCTCAGTGG ATAATGTCACATCTGCCTGCTTTAAAGTGACATATTCTAAAGGGCGGATGTGTTCGTACCAAAAGAAACCAGTGGATGAGCCCTGCTCCATCACATATCCCAGAG ATTTACACGTTCACATATCTCAGTCACGCAGAACGTATTTCACACTGGAGTGTAACAGCAGCTGTCTCCTGTCTGACCCTCAAACGTCCTATAAATGGTACTGGAACAAAGAATTATACGATTACTGTGACAGTCAAGGCATTATGGCTTCTGGGGCTTGTCATGAAGTTGTCTCCTGTGCTATAAGAGGTCATGAAGATCTGCTCTCAGCTGAAGTCT GCACTGACAAAGACAATTGTTGCAGTGTGAATTATGTCAGCAGAAGAATCTGCGCCCTGGAAGGTTCTTCAGTGAACATTTCAAGTAAATACTCATCCTCTAAATGCTTTCTGATATGgcaaaaaataaagagacataTTGAAATCGATGCTGAAGTTTTGACAGAGCAAACTGGTCGGATGGAGTTCTATGACAACATAAAAGACCAGCACATGCTGAGAATATATGACGTGAAGAAGAATGACTCAGCAGAATATGCATTCACAGACACCACATCAAGACAGTTTGTTTTGCCGGGAGTGATTTTAATTGTCACAG GTCTGAAAGTGACTATGACTCCTTCTGCGGTGGTGACAGAGGGCCAGACAGTCACATTGAGCTGCACTACCAGCTGTCCTCTGACAGATGACACAATCTACACTTGGTATATGAATGGTCGACCTCTGACCCTGacagaaaaccaaaccaaacaccTGATTTTAGACCCAGTCAGCACTGAACATGAAGGCAGTTACTTCTGTACTGTCATGAATTCCCAAAACATCAGCTCATCTGAAGAGAATCTCACAGTGAAAG CTCGGGATAAATCAATTATGATCCTGAATTCAGTAAAAGTGGCTCTGCTATCAATATTAGTGCTGACTGTTCCATCTCTGATCTGTCTGAATAG GAAGAAGGAAACGATGACCTAA
- the akap8l gene encoding A-kinase anchor protein 8-like codes for MDGRGYGSGYSSWGGGGSGSRGSGGFDLYGGGYKDSMSGLGGYGGGGGGGGGGGGHMKRGLSGASLLSSTGTHADAVIAKINQRLDMLTQLEGGLKGARGDRFDQYESFDSRTSAFTSSRDLYRSGGSSYGYGDGRGDNLLLGQRGGSGFGGGIGLGGGGGFDSPSSSYGVAKMRQNMRESFSSGQGGGSGGGGWAGAGRRSPRRGGSAGGRGTGGGFGNRRSDPTPLGGSGRGSGSGGQSHRGHSPGGGRGKLPSLLSNRMYPESGGFHQGSTQGPHDFPGRHFGGGPRAGRQRGRKRPLNKQVKPQRDVQKKRKQTLTAADEPESKMNKTESAGAEDTQEQAEKNGDDGEPKTPAAETTPAEDGDKAAAKQEEKKQPQGKQTPAQGQDKHPKMRKRKGFLERVMFACSVCKFRSFYKEEMETHLESRFHKDHFKFLSSQLSKPTTDFLQEYLQNKFKKTEQRVSQLENHTAAICQVYKEQDLTRDLGMEHFMRKVEAAHCAACDLFIPMQPHLIQKHIKSPDHNYNRKGMMEQSKRACLSVARSILNHKLIGKKLESYLKGENPFTGNQDDQDPDDSMVMDVSEVELTNETADSQAEAAPAQDELVAEGETGQEVAEAEATTAAAAEEEKMEETHAMEAEEEQGNPEEEEGFEVGEEEEEEGYVVHDEIGEEGLQGDLGEGEEGAETAEVEGEAKDNE; via the exons ATGGACGGCAGAGGCTACGGTTCTG GTTACTCCAGTTGGGGAGGCGGAGGATCAGGCAGCAGAG GTTCTGGTGGCTTTGACCTGTATGGGGGAGGTTACAAGGACTCAATGTCTGGGCTTGGGGGCTacggtggaggaggaggtggtggtggcggcggcggcggccACATGAAGAGGGGTCTGTCTGGAGCATCCCTGCTCTCCTCCACAGGCACACATGCAGATGCAGTCATTGCTAAGATTAACCAGCGCCTGGATATGCTCACTCAGTTGGAGGGGGGTTTGAAAGGGGCTAGAGGTGACAG GTTTGACCAGTATGAGTCATTCGACTCGCGCACCTCCGCTTTCACCTCCTCCCGAGATCTCTACAGATCTGGCGGCAGTAGCTATGGTTATGGCGATGGCCGTGGGGACAACCTGCTGTTGGGTCAGCGAGGAGGCTCGGGCTTCGGAGGGGGAATTGGgctaggaggaggaggaggctttGATAGTCCTTCCTCTTCCTATGGAGTCGCAAAAATGCGACAGAATATGAGGGAGTCCTTCAGCAGTGGACAGGGAGGAGGttctggaggtggaggatggGCTGGAGCAGGCCGACGTTCCCCCAGAAGGGGTGGAAGTGCTGGGGGTCGAGGAACTGGAGGAGGGTTTGGAAACCGCAGGTCTGACCCCACTCCATTAGGCGGAAGTGGACGGGGAAGTGGTAGTGGTGGCCAGTCCCACCGCGGCCATTCTCCAGGAGGTGGTAGAGGCAAGCTCCCATCCCTCCTGTCCAACCGCATGTACCCTGAGAGTGGGGGCTTCCACCAGGGTTCCACTCAAGGGCCTCACGACTTTCCTGGGAGGCATTTTGGAGGGGGCCCACGAGCTGGCCGCCAGCGAGGCCGCAAGAGACCCCTCAACAAA CAGGTGAAGCCACAGCGTGATGTccaaaagaagagaaaacagacacttaCTGCAGCTGATGAGCCGGAGTCAAAGATGAACAAGACGGAGAGTGCAGGCGCAGAGGATACTCAAG AACAAGCTGAGAAAAATGGTGATGACGGTGAACCAAAGACTCCAGCTGCA GAAACAACACCTGCTGAAGATGGAGATAAAG CTGCAGCcaaacaggaggaaaagaagCAGCCACAGGGCAAACAGACCCCAGCCCAAGGTCAGGACAAGCACccaaaaatgagaaagagaaagggcTTCCTGGAAAG gGTGATGTTTGCATGCTCTGTGTGCAAGTTTCGTTCATTCTACAAGGAGGAAATGGAAACCCATCTCGAGAGCCGCTTCCACAAGGATCATTTTAAGTTCCTTTCAAGCCAGCTGTCCAAGCCTACTACAGACTTCCTCCAG gaGTACTTGCAGAACAAGTTcaaaaagacagagcagagggtCAGCCAGTTGGAAAACCACACTGCTGCCATCTGCCAGGTGTATAAAGAGCAGGACCTCACCAGAG ATCTTGGTATGGAGCACTTCATGAGGAAGGTGGAGGCTGCTCACTGTGCAGCGTGTGACCTCTTCATTCCCATGCAGCCTCACCtcatacagaaacacatcaaatcTCCTGACCATAACTACAACCGCAAG GGTATGATGGAGCAGTCCAAAAGGGCCTGTTTGTCAGTTGCACGTAGCATCCTTAACCACAAACTCATTGGCAAGAAACTGGAGAGTTACCTCAAG GGCGAAAATCCTTTCACTGGTAACCAGGATGACCAGGACCCAGACGACTCCATGGTGATGGATGTGTCAGAGGTTGAGTTGACTAATGAGACAGCAGACAGCCAAGCAGAAGCAGCACCAGCTCAGGATGAGCTTGTGGCTGAGGGAGAGACGGGCCAAGAGGTGGCTGAGGctgaagcaacaacagcagcagcagcagaggaggaaaagatggaGGAGACGCATGCAATGGAAGCCGAGGAGGAGCAGGGGAACccagaagaggaggaaggttTTGAAgtaggagaagaggaggaggaagagggataTGTGGTACATGATGAAATTGGTGAAGAAGGATTACAGGGTGACCTGGGAGAGGGTGAGGAaggagcagaaacagcagaggtcGAGGGGGAAGCCAAGGATAATGAATGA
- the LOC113161361 gene encoding sialoadhesin-like — translation MEFYDNIKDQHTLRIYDVKKNDSAEYAFTDTTSRQFVLPGVILIVTGLKVTMTPSAVVTEGQTVTLSCTTSCPLTDDTIYTWYMNGRPLTLTESQTKHLILDPVSTEHEGSYFCTVMNSQNISSSEENLTVKARDKSIMILNSVKVALLSILVLTVASLLCLNRKKETMT, via the exons ATGGAGTTCTATGACAACATAAAAGATCAGCACACGCTGAGAATATATGACGTGAAGAAGAATGACTCAGCAGAATATGCATTCACAGACACCACATCAAGACAGTTTGTTTTGCCGGGAGTGATTTTAATTGTCACAG GTCTGAAAGTGACTATGACTCCTTCTGCGGTGGTGACAGAGGGCCAGACAGTCACATTGAGCTGCACTACCAGCTGTCCTCTGACAGATGACACAATCTACACTTGGTATATGAATGGTCGACCTCTGACCCTGACAGAGAGCCAAACCAAACACTTGATTTTAGACCCAGTCAGCACTGAACATGAAGGCAGTTACTTCTGTACTGTCATGAATTCCCAAAACATCAGCTCATCTGAAGAGAATCTCACAGTGAAAG CTCGGGATAAATCAATTATGATCCTGAATTCAGTAAAAGTGGCTCTGCTATCAATATTAGTGCTGACTGTTGcatctctgctctgtctgaaTAG GAAGAAGGAAACGATGACCTAA